The Actinomadura sp. WMMB 499 genome includes a window with the following:
- a CDS encoding cytochrome P450, translating into MQHDRTTSGVRRGGADSTAVGSRRRAHDFDSQPPEGFDSAHQVFRDVRAANPVARCQDFGGFWAMLGYRELLEVITDIDRFTTTKQNAIPKFAFTGVRPPLHLDPPEHTSYRRVINRFFTPPRMRRLEPAVRRCVVDLLEPLIAQGTVDVARQYAQQLPAHVFAEFFNLSVSTGVEIKKVSGVYVDAIQVLDHDTVKRLSGRLYEIAQDIIDERAAGGYDPEEDLTMALIEARHDGDRLPGGMVLGCVRQLIVTGMVAPSVFIGNMFVHLSRDRELQEHLRSRPEDVPAAVEEFLRLYNPYRGMARTARRDTVVGGQEIRADDPVALVYTAANRDPRVFDEPDRFVLHRPNITDHISFGRGTHSCPGAPLARMMFRITLEEALARSEFDLTGDPGMAKWAEWGTNHVPLEFVTLQA; encoded by the coding sequence GTGCAGCACGACCGCACCACGTCCGGTGTACGGCGCGGCGGCGCGGACTCGACCGCGGTCGGGTCCCGCCGCCGGGCACACGACTTCGACTCCCAGCCGCCCGAAGGGTTCGACAGCGCCCATCAGGTGTTCCGTGACGTCCGGGCCGCGAACCCGGTCGCCCGCTGCCAGGACTTCGGCGGGTTCTGGGCGATGCTCGGTTACCGGGAACTGCTCGAGGTCATCACCGACATCGACCGGTTCACGACGACCAAGCAGAACGCCATCCCGAAGTTCGCCTTCACCGGCGTGCGGCCCCCGCTCCACCTCGACCCGCCCGAGCACACCAGCTACCGGCGCGTCATCAACCGCTTCTTCACCCCGCCCCGGATGCGCCGCCTGGAGCCCGCGGTGCGTCGCTGCGTCGTGGATCTCCTCGAGCCCCTCATCGCGCAGGGAACCGTCGACGTCGCCCGCCAGTACGCCCAGCAGCTCCCGGCGCACGTCTTCGCCGAGTTCTTCAACCTCTCGGTGAGCACCGGCGTCGAGATCAAGAAGGTCAGCGGCGTCTACGTCGACGCCATCCAGGTCCTCGATCACGACACGGTGAAGCGGCTGAGCGGCCGTCTCTACGAGATCGCCCAGGACATCATCGACGAACGCGCGGCGGGAGGATACGACCCCGAAGAGGACCTGACCATGGCCCTCATCGAAGCCCGGCACGACGGCGACCGGCTGCCCGGCGGCATGGTCCTCGGCTGCGTGCGGCAGCTGATCGTGACGGGCATGGTGGCGCCGAGCGTGTTCATCGGGAACATGTTCGTGCACCTGAGCCGGGACCGGGAGCTGCAAGAACATCTCCGCTCCCGCCCGGAGGACGTCCCGGCAGCCGTGGAGGAGTTCCTCCGGCTCTACAACCCCTACCGGGGGATGGCCCGGACGGCACGCCGGGACACCGTCGTGGGCGGGCAGGAGATCAGGGCCGACGACCCCGTCGCGCTCGTCTACACCGCCGCGAACCGCGACCCTCGCGTCTTCGACGAGCCGGACCGGTTCGTCCTGCACCGGCCCAACATCACCGACCACATCAGCTTCGGCCGGGGCACGCACTCCTGCCCCGGAGCGCCGCTGGCACGGATGATGTTCCGGATCACCCTCGAGGAGGCCCTGGCGCGCAGCGAGTTCGACCTGACCGGAGACCCGGGCATGGCCAAATGGGCCGAGTGGGGCACCAACCACGTGCCGCTCGAGTTCGTCACCCTGCAGGCGTGA
- a CDS encoding HtaA domain-containing protein gives MAGSRRPTGLGRQAAPEDVPPHARPDIVYRDLGLVWGVKSSLLSYLAALPDTEVQVEPGSGRLLDGRFYFSPDPSSAHDGTRGSHRFRGAVRFRAHAGMLDVTVCDPRFETSDEGAWVMSVETWQEGRWTRVPFMDCRLAGADRRDGRAVTRRFATSLSGAARSLFDDTYPAGEPFDDAELRLPPG, from the coding sequence ATGGCGGGTTCACGCAGGCCGACGGGCCTCGGGCGGCAGGCGGCGCCCGAGGACGTGCCGCCCCACGCCCGGCCGGACATCGTGTACCGGGACCTGGGGCTGGTGTGGGGGGTGAAGTCGAGCCTGCTGTCGTACCTCGCGGCGCTCCCCGACACCGAGGTCCAGGTGGAACCGGGCTCGGGGCGCCTCCTCGACGGCCGGTTCTACTTCTCCCCCGATCCCTCCTCGGCGCACGACGGCACGCGGGGATCGCACCGGTTCCGAGGCGCCGTCCGCTTCCGCGCCCACGCCGGAATGCTCGACGTGACCGTCTGCGACCCGCGTTTCGAAACGTCCGATGAGGGCGCCTGGGTGATGAGCGTCGAGACCTGGCAGGAGGGCCGGTGGACCCGGGTCCCCTTCATGGACTGCCGCCTCGCCGGCGCCGACCGGCGCGACGGCCGGGCCGTCACCCGGCGCTTCGCGACCTCGCTCTCCGGCGCCGCACGGTCCCTGTTCGACGACACCTACCCGGCGGGCGAGCCGTTCGACGACGCCGAACTGAGGCTGCCGCCCGGCTGA
- a CDS encoding WD40 repeat domain-containing serine/threonine protein kinase: protein MTEEREDGPEPVWRPGRVVEGRYEVVRELGRGGMGVVYQVRHREWGRDLAVKVPRREMFGAGADRERFTAEAETWVGLGLHPNVCGCHYVRTIDAVPTVFAEYVSGGSLDGRIADGSLYSGPPRDVLARILDLAVQMAWGLEHAHSMGLVHRDVKPANILLDDGWTAKVTDFGLAVARGTGGRESLAPPGVSVPVRNDGLMTPQFASPEQSAGGALGRATDIYSLAATIVAMFTRGPDWLVGLAAGEALEDHLATAAADAPEIPADVAELLRACLRAAPGARPGPMAAVAGSLRESYLRATGRAHPRRVPTVADLRADELNNRALSLLDLGRPGEADRALAAALRADPHHPRANFNSGLLRWRRGEITDERLLFLLDRLDRELDDPDQGVLPRALVEMERGDLTAARALLEAVRPEQEGHQEARHLLRTLRGGGIVHAGCVETRRVPWRPRGRAPAGHEIRMSADWRLSLTPGEDHGVRFWDAADGRESRTLHGHGDRVTSVDMSADGRRAVSASWDGTVRLWDLASGACLAVGAVTPWTRGLGERRRREREEAERREGRIAHRLYIPPHSPELNSASSPARLSADGAVVAWVEADGRIQVWDFDRAGPRTTIDGHDGASHLELSATGDRALTCYGGRDDGAVRLWDLEGGRTVWEVDGRDCSFVRFGPGDRTVVTADAERTLRVRESASGRMLGRLTLPEGRHVTAVALSEDARFALIGSWDGAVSYWDLANGRCLRTFTGHRERVGAVRLDPDGVSARSASLDGTIRTWRLPGRFEAALRVSRPRGHGEVSELESRLDSLLAEARAAMGAGAHARSLEALREARAIPGCERLPRVLEQWKELSRRTARVGIRSTWIAWRLPPGGGMALDVSRNGRLLASASRDGRIDIRELSTGAPVGSIECGRPGVGVLRFSHDGAHITSLGADDEIRVWETETGRCVNVVPIPKAHQKVLSGDGRLALVAHGVEGSIRLWDVPTGKCLRVMPGPFPVTGLWIDAENRRFLSAGNDGHRDPHSQEPALVRLWDLADGRCLLALRPESKEVRSVCMTPDGSFILAGGGPEKPSRPGGPWLSRVHLWDASTGNLVRTFSPVPQEAFRLKVTPDGRFAVAAGWRPEVHIWEIATGRSVRILDGHKGGGALALSPDGTLVATSDGEHEVRVWELDWELAARAPEIEPTAAPRSK, encoded by the coding sequence GTGACCGAGGAACGCGAGGACGGACCGGAACCCGTCTGGCGGCCCGGCCGGGTGGTCGAGGGCCGGTACGAGGTCGTCCGCGAACTCGGCCGGGGCGGGATGGGCGTCGTCTACCAGGTGCGCCATCGCGAATGGGGTCGCGACCTGGCGGTGAAGGTCCCCCGGCGGGAGATGTTCGGCGCCGGGGCCGACCGCGAGCGGTTCACGGCCGAGGCCGAGACGTGGGTCGGCCTCGGTCTGCACCCGAACGTGTGCGGGTGCCACTACGTCCGCACCATCGACGCGGTCCCGACGGTCTTCGCCGAATACGTCTCCGGGGGGAGCCTCGACGGCCGCATCGCGGACGGGAGCCTCTACTCGGGGCCCCCACGGGACGTGCTCGCGAGGATCCTCGACCTCGCGGTGCAGATGGCGTGGGGGCTGGAGCACGCCCACTCGATGGGCCTGGTGCACCGCGACGTGAAACCCGCCAACATCCTGCTGGACGACGGCTGGACGGCGAAGGTCACCGATTTCGGCCTGGCGGTGGCGCGCGGCACGGGCGGCCGCGAGAGCCTCGCGCCGCCCGGTGTCAGCGTTCCGGTGCGCAACGACGGCCTGATGACGCCTCAGTTCGCTTCGCCCGAGCAGTCGGCGGGCGGCGCGCTGGGGCGGGCGACCGACATCTACAGCCTGGCGGCCACCATCGTGGCCATGTTCACCAGGGGGCCGGACTGGCTGGTCGGGCTCGCCGCCGGTGAGGCGCTGGAAGACCACCTCGCCACCGCGGCGGCCGATGCCCCCGAGATCCCCGCCGACGTCGCCGAACTTCTGCGGGCCTGCCTTCGCGCCGCCCCCGGGGCACGGCCCGGCCCCATGGCCGCCGTCGCCGGCTCGCTCCGGGAGAGTTATCTGCGGGCCACCGGCCGGGCCCATCCCAGGCGCGTCCCGACGGTCGCCGACCTGCGCGCGGACGAGCTGAACAACCGTGCCCTCTCGCTTCTCGACCTCGGCCGTCCGGGTGAGGCGGACCGGGCGCTCGCGGCGGCGCTACGGGCCGACCCGCACCATCCCCGCGCGAACTTCAACAGCGGGCTGCTGCGCTGGCGGCGCGGAGAGATCACCGACGAGCGGCTCCTCTTTCTGCTGGACCGCCTGGACCGAGAACTCGACGACCCCGATCAGGGAGTGCTCCCGCGCGCACTCGTGGAGATGGAGCGCGGCGACCTGACGGCCGCCCGTGCACTGCTGGAGGCCGTCCGCCCTGAGCAGGAGGGCCACCAGGAGGCCCGGCATCTGCTGCGGACGCTGCGGGGCGGCGGGATCGTCCACGCGGGCTGCGTCGAGACGCGGCGGGTTCCCTGGCGCCCCCGCGGCCGGGCGCCCGCCGGCCACGAGATCCGCATGAGCGCCGACTGGAGGCTGTCGCTGACCCCCGGCGAGGACCACGGCGTCCGGTTCTGGGACGCGGCGGACGGGCGGGAGTCGCGCACCCTGCACGGTCACGGTGACAGGGTGACCTCCGTCGACATGAGCGCCGACGGCCGGCGGGCGGTCTCGGCGTCGTGGGACGGAACCGTCCGGCTCTGGGACCTCGCGTCGGGAGCCTGCCTGGCCGTCGGCGCGGTCACCCCGTGGACGCGGGGTCTGGGAGAGCGGCGGCGGCGGGAGCGCGAGGAAGCGGAGAGGCGCGAGGGGCGCATCGCCCACCGCCTCTACATCCCGCCGCATTCGCCCGAGCTCAACAGCGCGTCCTCCCCGGCCCGGCTCAGCGCCGACGGAGCCGTGGTCGCGTGGGTCGAGGCGGACGGCCGGATCCAGGTCTGGGACTTCGACCGCGCGGGCCCGAGGACGACCATCGACGGGCACGACGGGGCCTCGCATCTCGAGCTCAGCGCCACCGGCGACCGGGCGCTGACCTGTTACGGCGGGAGGGACGACGGCGCCGTGCGGCTGTGGGACCTGGAGGGCGGCCGCACCGTCTGGGAGGTCGATGGCCGGGACTGCTCGTTCGTGCGGTTCGGACCGGGCGACCGCACCGTGGTCACGGCCGATGCGGAACGCACGCTCCGCGTCCGGGAGTCGGCGTCCGGCCGGATGCTGGGCCGCCTGACGCTGCCGGAGGGGCGGCACGTCACGGCGGTCGCCTTGAGCGAGGACGCGCGCTTCGCCCTGATCGGAAGCTGGGACGGGGCCGTGTCGTACTGGGACCTGGCGAACGGCCGCTGCCTGCGCACCTTCACGGGCCATCGGGAGAGGGTGGGCGCTGTTCGGCTGGACCCCGACGGCGTCTCGGCGAGGTCGGCGTCCCTGGACGGGACGATACGAACGTGGCGGCTGCCGGGCCGGTTCGAGGCCGCGCTGCGGGTGAGCCGTCCGCGCGGCCACGGCGAGGTCTCCGAGCTCGAATCCCGGCTGGACTCCCTGCTGGCGGAGGCGCGGGCGGCGATGGGCGCCGGCGCCCACGCCCGGTCTCTGGAGGCGTTGCGGGAGGCCAGGGCGATACCGGGCTGCGAACGGCTGCCGCGCGTCCTCGAACAGTGGAAGGAACTGAGCCGCCGCACGGCCCGCGTCGGCATTCGCAGCACCTGGATCGCCTGGAGGCTGCCGCCCGGCGGCGGCATGGCCCTCGACGTCAGCCGGAACGGTCGCCTGCTGGCGTCCGCCTCCAGGGACGGGCGGATCGACATCCGGGAACTGTCCACGGGCGCCCCGGTCGGATCCATCGAGTGCGGCCGGCCCGGGGTCGGCGTCCTGCGCTTCAGCCATGACGGCGCCCACATCACCTCTCTCGGGGCCGACGACGAGATCAGGGTCTGGGAGACCGAGACCGGCAGGTGCGTGAACGTCGTCCCCATCCCCAAGGCGCACCAGAAAGTCCTCAGCGGCGACGGGCGCCTGGCGCTGGTGGCCCACGGGGTCGAGGGGAGCATCCGGCTCTGGGACGTCCCCACCGGGAAGTGCCTGCGTGTCATGCCCGGCCCGTTTCCCGTCACCGGGCTCTGGATCGATGCTGAGAACCGCCGGTTCCTGTCGGCCGGAAACGACGGCCACCGGGACCCGCATTCGCAGGAGCCCGCGCTCGTCAGACTCTGGGACCTGGCCGACGGTCGCTGCCTGCTGGCGCTGCGGCCCGAATCGAAGGAAGTCAGATCGGTCTGCATGACTCCCGACGGCTCGTTCATCCTCGCCGGTGGGGGCCCGGAGAAACCCTCCCGGCCCGGCGGCCCCTGGCTGAGCCGCGTCCACCTGTGGGACGCGTCGACGGGAAACCTCGTGCGAACCTTCTCCCCCGTGCCGCAGGAGGCGTTCAGGCTCAAGGTCACCCCTGACGGCCGCTTCGCGGTCGCGGCCGGCTGGAGACCCGAAGTCCACATCTGGGAGATCGCCACGGGACGCTCTGTCCGCATCCTGGACGGCCACAAGGGTGGGGGCGCGCTCGCCCTCAGCCCGGACGGCACTCTGGTGGCGACCTCCGACGGCGAGCACGAGGTCCGGGTCTGGGAACTCGACTGGGAGTTGGCGGCCCGCGCCCCGGAAATCGAACCGACCGCGGCACCGCGGTCGAAGTGA
- a CDS encoding carbon starvation protein A, whose product MNALPLLLIGLAIFAAGYLLYSKFLGNRIYKLDTSFETPAHELRDGVDYVPTNKFVLWGHHFTSVAGAAPIVGPAIAVIWGWVPAFLWVTLGTVFFAGMHDLGALWASARNKGRSMGTLSGRYIGRRGANLFLVVIFLLLLMVVAAFAVVIKNLLISTPSAVIPAWGAVAVALLVGQAVYRFKMGLGLVTVLGVAALYGLILLGDAVPVELPDPILGMSPATFWIIALFIYAGIASMLPVWVLLQPRDYINGVQLFVGLGILFAAVLLSAPTVVAPAINDAVPAGTPGLVPLLFVTIACGAISGFHGMVSSGTSSKQLDKETDARFVGYFGAVGEGMLALGAIIAAVAGYRTLADWEAVYSAFGEGGVGAFVAGGGEIVNSGLGLPASLSSTILATMAILFAATTMDTGVRLLRFVVQEAGEVAKLKINNGVGTLIALAAGMALTFSQGADGAGGLRIWPLFGTSNQLLASLTLSIVAVMLIRKRRNPLPAIVPLVVVFVMAFWAALAQLGDLYDADDWLLLTIDVVIIVAAVWVAFEAVVAMRRASREPPEAPDADVTEKAELKG is encoded by the coding sequence ATGAACGCACTACCGCTGCTCCTGATCGGCCTAGCGATCTTCGCGGCCGGTTACCTCCTGTACTCGAAGTTCCTGGGCAACCGGATCTACAAGCTCGACACGTCCTTCGAGACGCCCGCACACGAACTGCGGGACGGCGTGGACTACGTCCCGACCAACAAGTTCGTGCTGTGGGGGCACCACTTCACCTCGGTCGCGGGCGCGGCTCCGATCGTCGGGCCCGCGATCGCCGTGATCTGGGGCTGGGTGCCCGCGTTCCTGTGGGTCACCCTCGGCACGGTCTTCTTCGCGGGCATGCACGACCTCGGCGCCCTGTGGGCCTCCGCGCGCAACAAGGGCCGCTCGATGGGCACGCTCTCCGGCCGCTACATCGGCCGCCGGGGCGCGAACCTCTTCCTCGTCGTGATCTTCCTGCTGCTCCTGATGGTCGTCGCGGCCTTCGCGGTGGTCATCAAGAACCTGCTGATCTCCACCCCGTCGGCGGTGATCCCCGCCTGGGGCGCGGTCGCGGTGGCGCTGCTGGTCGGCCAGGCCGTCTACCGCTTCAAGATGGGTCTCGGCCTGGTCACGGTGCTCGGCGTCGCGGCGCTCTACGGCCTGATCCTCCTCGGTGACGCCGTCCCGGTGGAGCTGCCCGACCCGATCTTGGGCATGTCCCCGGCGACGTTCTGGATCATCGCCCTCTTCATCTACGCCGGCATCGCCTCCATGCTGCCCGTGTGGGTGCTGCTCCAGCCGCGCGACTACATCAACGGCGTGCAGCTCTTCGTCGGGCTCGGCATCCTGTTCGCCGCCGTGCTGCTGAGCGCCCCGACGGTCGTCGCCCCGGCCATCAACGACGCGGTGCCCGCGGGCACCCCGGGCCTCGTGCCGCTGCTCTTCGTCACCATCGCGTGCGGCGCGATCTCCGGCTTCCACGGCATGGTCTCCTCGGGCACCTCCTCGAAGCAGCTGGACAAGGAGACCGACGCCCGCTTCGTCGGCTACTTCGGCGCGGTCGGCGAGGGCATGCTCGCACTCGGCGCGATCATCGCGGCCGTCGCGGGCTACCGCACCCTGGCCGACTGGGAGGCCGTCTACAGCGCCTTCGGCGAGGGCGGCGTCGGTGCGTTCGTCGCGGGCGGCGGCGAGATCGTCAACAGCGGCCTGGGCCTGCCGGCCTCGCTGAGCTCGACGATCCTGGCCACCATGGCGATCCTGTTCGCCGCCACCACCATGGACACCGGCGTGCGCCTGCTGCGCTTCGTCGTCCAGGAGGCCGGCGAGGTCGCGAAATTGAAGATCAACAATGGCGTGGGCACCCTCATCGCGCTCGCCGCCGGTATGGCGCTCACCTTCAGCCAGGGCGCCGACGGCGCCGGCGGCCTCCGTATCTGGCCGCTGTTCGGCACCAGCAACCAGCTGCTCGCCTCCCTGACGCTGTCCATCGTCGCGGTCATGCTGATCCGCAAGCGGCGCAACCCGCTGCCCGCGATCGTGCCGCTCGTGGTCGTGTTCGTGATGGCGTTCTGGGCCGCGCTCGCCCAGCTCGGCGACCTCTACGACGCCGACGACTGGTTGCTGCTGACCATCGACGTCGTCATCATCGTCGCCGCCGTGTGGGTCGCTTTCGAAGCGGTCGTCGCGATGCGGCGGGCGTCCCGGGAGCCGCCGGAGGCCCCTGACGCCGATGTGACGGAGAAGGCCGAGCTGAAGGGATGA
- a CDS encoding cory-CC-star protein: MTSRWASFRAGLEEFYAGPYRRTFARARREEDDLFRMVVLAEALGVPDPAAYYTAELMPALYEDFHAWHRRMGMDRSPLEHVGCC; this comes from the coding sequence ATGACATCCCGCTGGGCCTCGTTCCGTGCCGGGCTGGAGGAGTTCTACGCCGGCCCCTACCGGCGTACCTTCGCCCGCGCACGGCGCGAGGAGGACGACCTCTTCCGGATGGTCGTCCTCGCGGAGGCACTGGGCGTGCCCGACCCGGCGGCGTACTACACCGCCGAGCTGATGCCCGCCCTCTACGAGGACTTCCACGCCTGGCACCGCCGGATGGGCATGGACCGCTCGCCGCTGGAGCATGTCGGGTGCTGCTAG
- a CDS encoding ArsA family ATPase — protein MLLDLIAARRVVFVGGKGGVGKTSIAAALALGRARAGARVLLVSTDPAHNLGHLWDRPVGDEPVRLTGPGAGHVDGLEIDPERTVEQHLSAVAGTMRRLLPERMHAPAARHLELARQAPGTHESAVLERIAEAVERGEKDYDLVVFDTAPSGHTLRLLALPEQLTSWTETLLANRDRSERFGAAVRGLGGGEETDRDAELRRLLVRRRDRFSRLRDAVADPARTGFVIVLTAELLPIAETVEVHEKLTGLGVDVAALVANRRSPADAGELLARRREQEDRHLVRLRERVPDVPLLDVPLLPGDLVGAEALAALADRLGPSAP, from the coding sequence GTGCTGCTAGACCTCATCGCCGCGCGCCGGGTCGTCTTCGTCGGCGGCAAGGGCGGGGTCGGCAAGACGTCCATCGCCGCAGCGCTCGCCCTGGGCCGTGCCAGGGCGGGCGCCCGCGTGCTGCTCGTCTCCACCGACCCCGCCCACAACCTCGGCCACCTCTGGGACCGCCCGGTGGGCGACGAGCCCGTGCGCCTCACCGGCCCCGGGGCGGGACACGTCGACGGGCTGGAGATCGACCCGGAGCGCACGGTCGAGCAGCACCTGTCCGCGGTCGCCGGAACGATGCGGCGGCTGCTCCCCGAGCGGATGCACGCACCGGCCGCCCGGCACCTGGAGCTGGCCCGGCAGGCCCCCGGCACCCACGAATCGGCGGTGCTGGAGCGGATCGCCGAGGCGGTGGAGCGCGGGGAGAAGGACTACGACCTGGTCGTCTTCGACACTGCCCCGTCCGGCCACACGCTGCGGCTGCTCGCGCTGCCCGAGCAGCTCACCTCCTGGACCGAGACCCTGCTCGCCAACCGCGACCGGTCCGAGCGGTTCGGCGCCGCCGTCCGCGGTCTCGGCGGCGGCGAGGAGACCGACCGGGACGCCGAGCTGCGCCGGCTCCTGGTACGCCGCCGCGACCGCTTCTCCCGGCTGCGCGATGCGGTGGCGGACCCGGCGCGGACCGGCTTCGTGATCGTGCTGACCGCCGAGCTCCTCCCGATCGCCGAGACCGTGGAGGTGCACGAGAAGCTCACCGGCCTCGGCGTCGACGTGGCCGCACTCGTCGCCAACCGCCGTTCCCCGGCCGATGCCGGGGAGTTGCTCGCCCGGCGCCGGGAGCAGGAGGACAGGCACCTGGTCCGGCTGCGGGAGCGGGTCCCGGACGTACCGTTGCTCGACGTGCCGCTCCTGCCGGGGGATCTGGTGGGCGCGGAGGCGCTCGCCGCGCTGGCCGACCGGCTCGGCCCCTCCGCTCCCTGA
- a CDS encoding DUF4132 domain-containing protein, whose product MKIPAPPEAAADSLPGVLVAPAWTRASEVSAPVTVPGLSTPDEVTIHWTDGAHEAWAGADIKEWAGRYGVAPGWDRVWRPGDWRDSGIVLPLMFAQAPLEIVEPLLAEWDTTDTQRVGNAIKRTVARFGTRVYPQLLVGARNNSRSYGEFLLPFRSAEVAALMADWFTRTKAMRKVAAAWLEWHGTGAARLLVPAALGAAGPARQAAEAALRHIAAVHDGETVSAAAREYGDRAAAALEAFLATDPLDVVPPAVPATPDWLDPAALPPVLLRERSARLPDASVAHVLTILALSPLDTPHAGLRVVRDTCDPASLAAFSWAVFQAWEANVMPARTNWAFTQLGLLGDDDAARDLTPLLRRWPGEGGHARAVTGLDVLTAIGTDTALTCLDQIAQRVRYKGLKAQARERIDRIAEQRGLTAERLADRLVPTFDLEAGGALTLDYGPRTFAIVFDEGLKPQVTDQAGKHRTSLPKPGAKDDPELAPAAYQRFSRLRKDVRTVASGLVHRLERAMVDGRRWSAEEYTDQFVRHPLTWHLARRLVWSAVTDGGTRTFRLAEDRTLADAADDAFVLPGDARIGIAHPVGLGDEIAAWRQVFADYEILQPFPQLGREIHRLTGAEAKGRRLERFEGLTVPTGVILGLTNRGWERGDPQDAGIEHAFLRPLPESRYALLGLDPGFVAAETHAFDEHTLVDVFVSDDRHGSVSGGGVRLGDLDEVTASELLRDLTVLEDAAES is encoded by the coding sequence ATGAAGATTCCGGCTCCGCCCGAAGCCGCCGCCGATTCGCTGCCCGGCGTGCTCGTCGCGCCCGCTTGGACCCGCGCGTCCGAGGTTTCGGCACCTGTCACCGTCCCCGGCCTGTCGACCCCGGACGAGGTCACGATCCACTGGACGGACGGCGCGCACGAGGCTTGGGCCGGGGCCGACATCAAGGAGTGGGCCGGCCGCTACGGTGTCGCGCCGGGATGGGACCGGGTCTGGCGTCCCGGCGACTGGCGCGACAGCGGAATCGTTCTCCCCCTGATGTTCGCGCAGGCTCCCCTGGAGATCGTGGAGCCCTTGCTCGCCGAGTGGGACACCACCGACACGCAGCGGGTCGGCAACGCGATCAAGCGGACGGTGGCCCGGTTCGGGACGCGGGTCTATCCGCAACTGCTGGTCGGCGCCAGGAACAACTCCCGGTCCTACGGCGAGTTTCTTCTGCCGTTCCGCAGTGCCGAGGTCGCCGCGCTCATGGCGGACTGGTTCACGCGTACCAAAGCAATGCGCAAGGTCGCGGCCGCGTGGCTGGAATGGCACGGCACCGGCGCCGCACGGCTGCTGGTGCCCGCCGCGCTCGGTGCGGCGGGGCCGGCCCGGCAGGCGGCCGAGGCCGCGCTGCGGCACATCGCCGCCGTCCACGACGGCGAGACGGTGTCGGCCGCCGCCCGCGAGTACGGCGACCGGGCCGCCGCCGCGCTGGAGGCGTTCCTGGCCACCGATCCCCTCGACGTCGTCCCGCCGGCCGTTCCCGCGACGCCCGATTGGCTGGACCCCGCCGCGCTCCCGCCCGTCCTGCTGCGCGAGCGGAGCGCCCGCCTGCCGGACGCCTCGGTCGCGCACGTGCTCACGATCCTGGCCCTGTCGCCGCTCGACACCCCGCACGCGGGCCTGCGGGTCGTTCGCGACACCTGCGATCCGGCGTCGCTGGCCGCGTTCTCCTGGGCGGTCTTCCAGGCGTGGGAGGCGAACGTCATGCCGGCGCGGACGAACTGGGCGTTCACCCAGCTCGGCCTGCTCGGCGACGACGACGCCGCGCGCGACCTCACCCCCCTCCTGCGCAGGTGGCCGGGCGAGGGCGGGCACGCGCGCGCCGTCACCGGCCTGGACGTGCTCACCGCCATCGGCACCGACACCGCGCTCACCTGCCTCGACCAGATCGCGCAGCGGGTCCGGTACAAGGGGCTGAAGGCGCAGGCCCGGGAACGGATCGACCGGATCGCCGAGCAGCGCGGCCTCACCGCCGAGCGGCTCGCCGACCGGCTCGTCCCCACGTTCGACCTGGAGGCAGGCGGCGCCCTCACCCTCGACTACGGGCCCCGCACGTTCGCGATCGTCTTCGACGAGGGGCTCAAGCCGCAGGTCACCGATCAGGCGGGCAAGCACCGCACGTCCCTGCCCAAGCCCGGCGCGAAGGACGATCCCGAGCTGGCGCCCGCCGCCTACCAGAGGTTCTCGCGGCTGAGGAAGGACGTCCGCACGGTCGCGTCCGGTCTGGTCCACCGGCTCGAGCGCGCCATGGTCGACGGCCGACGGTGGAGCGCGGAGGAGTACACCGACCAGTTCGTTCGCCATCCGCTGACGTGGCACCTCGCCCGCCGGCTGGTCTGGAGCGCGGTCACCGACGGGGGAACGCGGACGTTCCGTCTCGCCGAGGATCGCACCCTCGCGGACGCCGCCGACGACGCGTTCGTCCTTCCCGGCGACGCCCGGATCGGCATCGCGCACCCCGTCGGCCTCGGCGACGAGATCGCGGCCTGGCGGCAGGTCTTCGCCGACTACGAGATCCTGCAGCCGTTCCCGCAACTCGGCCGGGAGATCCACCGTCTCACCGGGGCGGAGGCGAAGGGCCGCCGGCTCGAACGGTTCGAGGGCCTGACCGTCCCGACGGGGGTGATCCTCGGGCTGACGAACCGGGGCTGGGAGCGCGGCGACCCGCAGGACGCGGGCATCGAGCACGCCTTCCTGCGCCCCCTGCCCGAGAGCCGGTACGCGCTGCTCGGTCTCGACCCCGGCTTCGTCGCGGCCGAGACGCACGCGTTCGACGAGCACACGCTCGTGGACGTCTTCGTGTCGGACGATCGGCACGGGTCGGTGTCCGGAGGCGGGGTCCGGCTCGGTGATCTCGATGAGGTCACGGCGTCCGAACTGCTCCGCGACCTGACCGTCCTGGAAGACGCCGCCGAGTCCTGA